A single Anopheles funestus chromosome 2RL, idAnoFuneDA-416_04, whole genome shotgun sequence DNA region contains:
- the LOC125766359 gene encoding protein SCO1 homolog, mitochondrial, with protein MSNMLLRLSSRSLRELSGSAGLFGTTRTNLPHQLKLSKHGSIFGRFQHTNRQSDPMKGKGPITWKSFAFIATAGIGVLGFMWYVKDEKEQALLRERKRQLGKAAIGGKWDLTDSDGQPRKSSDFLGKWLLIYFGFTHCPDICPDELEKMAAVVDNLEKDKDADPVQPIFITVDPQRDTKEIVGKYVKEFSPKLLGLTGTVEQVAQVCRAFRVYFSAGPKDEDEDYIVDHTIIMYLVDPNGEFVDYYGQNRDKESIKNSILINMAKFKQMHKSSWW; from the coding sequence ATGTCGAATATGTTGCTAAGATTATCCAGCCGAAGTTTGCGCGAGCTGAGTGGGAGTGCCGGATTGTTTGGCACCACCAGAACAAACCTACCCCATCAGCTCAAACTGTCCAAACATGGTTCCATCTTTGGCCGGTTTCAGCATACAAACCGCCAGTCTGATCCAATGAAAGGCAAGGGCCCAATCacgtggaaaagttttgcatttATTGCCACCGCCGGTATCGGTGTGCTCGGATTCATGTGGTACGTAAAGGACGAGAAAGAGCAAGCTCTGCTGCGGGAACGGAAGCGACAGCTGGGCAAAGCAGCCATCGGAGGAAAGTGGGATTTGACCGACTCGGATGGTCAGCCACGCAAATCGTCCGATTTTCTAGGCAAATGGTTGCTGATATACTTTGGCTTCACGCACTGTCCCGACATCTGCCCGGATGAGCTGGAAAAGATGGCGGCCGTGGTAGATAATCTGGAAAAGGACAAGGATGCCGATCCGGTGCAACCAATTTTCATCACCGTCGATCCGCAGCGAGACACCAAAGAGATTGTGGGTAAATACGTGAAGGAGTTTTCGCCGAAGTTGCTCGGTCTTACCGGCACGGTGGAACAGGTAGCCCAGGTATGTCGAGCATTCCGCGTGTACTTTAGTGCCGGTCCGAAAGACGAGGATGAAGATTATATCGTGGATCACACAATCATCATGTACTTGGTTGATCCGAACGGCGAATTCGTCGATTACTATGGACAAAACCGTGATAAGGAATCGATAAAGAATTCCATTCTGATCAACATGGCAAAGTTTAAGCAGATGCACAAATCATCGTGGTGGTAG